From one Planctomycetota bacterium genomic stretch:
- a CDS encoding UvrD-helicase domain-containing protein: MSSLAKLNPPQREAVTTLSGPLLVLAGAGTGKTRVVTHRIAELIRHGTKPERILAVTFTNKAAGEMQSRAAELLGKKLPTKPEISTFHSLCVRILRRQIRHLGYPAQFGIYDRGDQESAARGALRELKVPGADMRPSDLLFHIGRWKNASIDPTQAAQTARTDKEHLAAMGYRRYQQALKNAAAVDFDDLLLLAEQLLCNFDEVRRTEAGRFDHVLVDEYQDTNGSQYRIIKALAGGHRNLCVVGDDDQSIYGWRGAEVTHILQFKRDWPDAKVVRLEDNYRSCEPIITLANRLIRHNKQRHDKVLKASRKEGEEPRILTFPDETTEANQVVEEIASLLFRRLAEPRDIAILFRTNEQPRPFEAELRRAKLPYTLIGGMSFYDRKEVRDILAWLKVLAQPQDEVSLLRVINTPPRGIGPKAVEQLLARAVEQGKPVWEILPEAARVPGLPPAARKGVEQLRALVADFSARAKSQPLVDVAVDLLQTLRYQDEIHRLYHEPNDQSSRWASVEELVNSLGSYQDRAKNPTLAGFLEDVALNNRDDEDDKESQLARNAIVLMTMHAAKGLEFPHVYMVGLEEGLLPHHRAVAVDGIAIDEERRLCYVGVTRARDRLTLSLSLSRFKWGKARDTIPSRFLFELQGRADSPQARKALDQTRESVRKQPAKQAAKPTAKATARPAQGSSAATPRRAPPRK; the protein is encoded by the coding sequence ATGTCATCCCTCGCCAAATTGAATCCGCCGCAGCGCGAGGCTGTGACCACCCTCAGTGGCCCGCTGTTGGTACTGGCCGGCGCGGGCACGGGCAAAACCCGAGTGGTCACCCATCGGATCGCCGAGCTGATCCGCCACGGCACCAAGCCCGAGCGGATTCTGGCCGTCACGTTCACCAACAAAGCCGCCGGCGAAATGCAAAGCCGGGCCGCCGAGCTGCTGGGCAAAAAGTTGCCGACCAAGCCGGAGATTTCCACGTTTCACTCGCTGTGCGTGCGGATCCTGCGGCGACAGATTCGCCACCTGGGCTATCCGGCCCAGTTCGGCATCTATGACCGGGGCGATCAAGAGTCGGCGGCGCGCGGCGCGCTGCGCGAGTTGAAAGTCCCCGGCGCTGACATGCGCCCCAGCGATCTCCTCTTTCACATCGGCCGCTGGAAGAACGCCTCGATCGACCCGACCCAGGCGGCTCAGACCGCGCGCACCGACAAGGAACACCTGGCGGCGATGGGCTACCGGCGCTATCAGCAAGCGCTCAAGAACGCCGCCGCCGTCGACTTTGACGACTTGCTGCTGTTGGCCGAGCAGTTGCTTTGCAACTTCGACGAGGTCCGCCGGACCGAAGCCGGCCGGTTCGATCACGTTCTGGTTGACGAGTACCAGGACACCAACGGTTCGCAGTACCGAATCATCAAGGCCCTGGCCGGCGGGCACCGCAACTTGTGCGTCGTGGGGGACGACGATCAATCGATCTACGGCTGGCGCGGGGCCGAGGTGACGCACATCTTGCAGTTCAAGCGCGACTGGCCCGACGCCAAGGTCGTGCGCCTGGAAGACAACTACCGCTCGTGCGAGCCGATCATCACGCTGGCCAACCGATTGATTCGCCACAACAAGCAGCGCCACGACAAGGTGCTGAAAGCCAGTCGCAAGGAAGGTGAAGAGCCGCGGATTCTCACCTTTCCCGACGAGACGACCGAAGCCAACCAGGTGGTCGAGGAGATTGCGTCGCTGTTGTTCCGCCGACTGGCCGAGCCGCGCGACATCGCCATTCTGTTCCGCACCAACGAACAGCCGCGCCCGTTCGAGGCCGAGCTGCGCCGCGCGAAGTTGCCCTACACGCTGATCGGCGGCATGTCGTTCTATGACCGGAAGGAAGTTCGCGACATCCTGGCCTGGCTCAAAGTCCTGGCCCAGCCCCAGGACGAAGTGTCATTGCTCCGCGTAATCAACACGCCGCCGCGCGGCATTGGTCCCAAGGCGGTCGAGCAACTACTCGCCCGCGCCGTCGAGCAGGGGAAACCGGTCTGGGAGATTCTGCCCGAGGCGGCCCGCGTCCCCGGCTTGCCGCCGGCCGCGCGCAAGGGTGTCGAGCAGTTACGCGCGCTGGTGGCCGACTTCAGCGCTCGGGCCAAGTCGCAACCGCTCGTGGACGTGGCGGTCGATCTGCTGCAAACCCTTCGCTATCAGGACGAGATTCACCGACTCTACCACGAGCCGAACGACCAATCCTCGCGCTGGGCGTCGGTCGAGGAGCTGGTCAACTCGCTCGGTTCGTATCAGGACCGGGCCAAGAATCCGACGCTGGCGGGTTTTCTGGAAGACGTCGCGCTCAACAATCGTGACGATGAAGATGACAAAGAGTCGCAACTGGCCCGCAACGCGATCGTGCTGATGACCATGCACGCGGCCAAGGGGCTGGAGTTCCCACACGTCTACATGGTCGGGCTGGAAGAAGGGCTGTTGCCGCACCACCGGGCCGTGGCCGTCGACGGCATCGCCATCGACGAGGAACGCCGGCTCTGTTACGTCGGCGTCACGCGGGCGCGCGATCGGTTGACCCTGTCGCTGTCCCTATCGCGGTTCAAGTGGGGCAAAGCCCGCGACACGATTCCAAGCCGGTTCCTGTTCGAGCTGCAAGGACGCGCCGACAGCCCGCAAGCGCGCAAAGCCCTCGATCAAACGCGCGAGTCAGTGCGCAAACAGCCGGCAAAGCAGGCAGCCAAGCCGACGGCCAAAGCCACCGCACGCCCGGCGCAAGGTTCCTCGGCCGCCACCCCGCGCCGCGCTCCGCCGCGCAAATAG
- a CDS encoding AAA family ATPase: protein MNIRTLHVDGFGIWSNLRIEQIPPGITVFYGQNEAGKTTLMQFLRTMFYGLPPERRARYLPPVHGGAPGGWLEVLDRRQSLSLAWHDDGRPDQTTRPLLHNAAGNVLPAAQLDELLAGVDQAMYRNVFAFGLREIQELDSLGDAAAADLLYKLATGIDRVSLVDVRRELTAARERLIAPAGQASRVAQLVSQRDRLHEQQAQLQHTVRESGQWIAERRRLADEQSRGERDAAELDRQTEWLEQAESLRSAWDHRHEIDVELRKLGDLPKVQPADVEQLDALVAKLEHYQQRQSTLRKQWGGMRSDAARLSIRRKLWKQSARITALAEQTAWLRGLVDEINSRSDEVKDLSQRLASQREALGMDPRTDHIEPIEQAALAKLAPVRRGLRAARQRLREAREKVEHADHHHKRSTESLAAGLKGRDTKDLTGAIERAGQNVSLLRQRTQLDERIDQMTRKHDDITEDIKHLASEHVLSPQTLVGLGVAVVVGITLVLSGLILPTSFLGSASWGLIAVGLMAGGGGAAGKVLLERTASFQWEEAERQAELLATQIEQAQQQRTALDAQLPKGAGPMLQRLATAEKEHASLEELMPHEARRQSSQQDSTAAREQLERAKVAYAAAQKRWRHALEEAGLPADSEPRHAPRLAAQREALAELTERLTRRRRDLDDRRRDLAAITARVTQAAVDADIQTPSSDPVANIDLLRRALVEVEGRVAERRQLRRKLLHLRHRLRHVAKRTEQVRVERRRLWDRVGVIDDAALRAQAELRKKILALQTDRAEVERLLIAALPADTDLTRLDRWFEQNSADAVRKRLAQQRTQRQQLREQLQQLAEQRGRLAERIAAVQTDRTAGRLALDIAAIEQQLDETIERWQVLTVAARELDNVRRQYETERQPEALRVASRWLASLTEGHYRRVWTMLDRDELRVDDASGQSLSVESLSSGTREQVFLSLRLALVTALAERGASLPLVLDDILVNFDAPRARAAAAALVEFSAMGHQVLMFTCHEHLAEMFRQLEAPVVALPDRESRVGGCRIVIGEVKTIEPVLPAPVIMPEVRIEPKPRQAPPRRRRLPRAEPEPIQTVAEVIPLELEPEPVFVRAEPIEPEPVVIPPAPVAHAEPFQIRRPFDLFTGTTWHEPVQGDVEEPAELQHRPAAPASHGSNAPFYKVCNGWPDWY from the coding sequence ATGAACATTCGCACGTTACACGTCGACGGGTTTGGCATCTGGAGCAACCTGCGGATCGAGCAGATTCCGCCGGGCATCACGGTCTTCTACGGCCAGAACGAAGCTGGCAAGACGACGCTGATGCAGTTTCTCAGGACGATGTTCTATGGGCTGCCCCCCGAGCGGCGCGCCCGTTACTTGCCGCCGGTCCACGGCGGCGCGCCGGGGGGCTGGCTCGAGGTGCTCGATCGCCGGCAATCGTTGTCGCTGGCCTGGCACGACGACGGCCGACCCGATCAGACCACGCGGCCGCTGTTGCACAACGCGGCGGGGAATGTTCTGCCGGCGGCGCAACTCGACGAGCTGTTGGCCGGCGTCGACCAGGCGATGTATCGCAATGTCTTCGCGTTCGGCCTGCGCGAGATTCAGGAACTTGACTCGTTGGGCGATGCGGCGGCGGCCGACCTGTTGTACAAACTGGCCACCGGCATCGATCGGGTCTCGCTGGTCGACGTGCGGCGCGAACTGACGGCCGCCCGCGAACGGCTGATCGCGCCGGCCGGGCAGGCTTCGCGCGTGGCGCAACTTGTTTCACAGCGCGACCGCTTGCACGAGCAGCAGGCGCAACTGCAACACACCGTGCGCGAAAGCGGCCAGTGGATTGCCGAGCGCCGCCGATTGGCCGACGAGCAATCGCGCGGCGAGCGCGACGCGGCCGAACTCGATCGCCAGACCGAGTGGCTGGAACAGGCCGAATCCCTCCGCTCGGCTTGGGATCATCGCCACGAAATCGATGTCGAGCTGCGCAAGCTCGGCGACCTGCCCAAGGTGCAACCAGCCGACGTCGAACAACTCGACGCCCTGGTCGCCAAGCTCGAACATTACCAGCAGCGGCAGTCGACCCTGCGCAAGCAATGGGGGGGCATGCGCAGCGACGCGGCCCGCTTGTCGATTCGTCGCAAGCTGTGGAAACAAAGCGCGCGGATCACCGCCCTGGCCGAGCAGACCGCCTGGTTGCGCGGGCTAGTCGACGAGATCAACTCGCGCAGTGACGAAGTGAAGGATCTCTCGCAACGCCTGGCCAGTCAGCGCGAGGCGTTGGGCATGGACCCGCGGACCGATCACATCGAACCGATCGAGCAGGCGGCGCTGGCCAAGCTGGCCCCCGTGCGTCGTGGACTCCGTGCGGCGCGGCAACGCCTGCGCGAAGCGCGCGAGAAAGTCGAACACGCCGACCACCATCACAAGCGGTCGACCGAATCGCTGGCCGCAGGCTTGAAAGGTCGCGACACCAAGGACCTGACCGGGGCCATCGAGCGGGCCGGGCAGAATGTCTCGCTGTTGCGTCAACGCACGCAGCTTGACGAGCGAATCGACCAGATGACCCGCAAGCACGACGACATCACCGAAGACATCAAGCACCTGGCCAGCGAACATGTCCTGTCGCCGCAAACCCTCGTCGGCCTGGGCGTGGCCGTGGTGGTGGGTATCACGCTGGTCCTCAGCGGCTTGATCCTGCCCACGTCGTTCCTCGGTTCGGCTTCGTGGGGGTTGATTGCGGTGGGACTCATGGCCGGCGGTGGCGGCGCGGCGGGCAAGGTGTTGCTCGAACGAACCGCGAGTTTTCAGTGGGAAGAAGCGGAACGCCAGGCCGAGTTGCTGGCCACGCAAATCGAACAAGCCCAGCAGCAGCGCACCGCGCTCGACGCCCAGTTGCCCAAGGGGGCCGGGCCGATGCTGCAACGCCTGGCCACGGCCGAGAAGGAACACGCCAGCCTCGAAGAGCTGATGCCGCACGAAGCGCGCCGGCAGTCGTCGCAACAAGACTCGACGGCCGCGCGCGAACAGTTGGAACGAGCCAAGGTCGCGTACGCCGCGGCCCAGAAGCGCTGGCGACATGCGCTCGAAGAAGCCGGCCTGCCCGCCGACTCCGAGCCGCGCCATGCTCCACGCTTGGCCGCCCAGCGCGAGGCGCTGGCCGAGTTGACCGAGCGCCTGACGCGCCGGCGTCGCGACCTGGATGATCGCCGCCGCGACTTGGCCGCGATCACGGCCCGCGTGACGCAAGCCGCAGTCGACGCCGACATTCAAACCCCCAGCAGCGATCCGGTGGCGAACATCGATCTGTTGCGCCGGGCGTTGGTCGAAGTGGAAGGGCGCGTCGCAGAGCGGCGGCAGTTGCGCCGCAAGCTGCTCCATTTGCGCCACCGCTTGCGACACGTCGCCAAGCGTACTGAGCAGGTCCGCGTGGAACGCCGCCGGCTGTGGGACCGTGTGGGAGTGATCGACGATGCCGCGTTGCGTGCCCAGGCCGAGCTGCGCAAGAAGATCTTGGCGCTGCAAACCGACCGAGCCGAAGTCGAGCGGCTGTTGATTGCGGCGCTCCCCGCCGACACGGATTTGACGCGACTAGACCGCTGGTTCGAGCAGAACTCAGCCGACGCGGTTCGCAAGCGCCTGGCCCAGCAGCGTACTCAACGCCAGCAGTTGCGCGAACAGTTGCAACAACTGGCCGAGCAGCGTGGTCGACTGGCCGAGCGGATCGCCGCCGTGCAGACCGATCGCACCGCGGGCCGGTTGGCCCTGGACATTGCCGCCATCGAACAGCAACTCGACGAGACCATCGAGCGTTGGCAGGTGCTGACCGTCGCGGCCCGCGAGTTGGACAATGTGCGCCGGCAATACGAGACCGAGCGGCAGCCCGAGGCTTTGCGCGTGGCGTCGCGTTGGCTGGCCAGCCTGACCGAAGGGCACTATCGCCGCGTGTGGACGATGCTCGATCGGGACGAGCTGCGTGTTGATGACGCCAGCGGACAGTCGTTGTCGGTCGAATCGCTCAGTTCGGGCACGCGCGAACAAGTGTTCCTCAGCTTGCGACTGGCGTTGGTCACGGCGCTGGCCGAGCGGGGGGCGAGCTTGCCGCTGGTGCTCGATGACATCCTGGTGAACTTCGACGCCCCCCGCGCCCGCGCGGCGGCCGCCGCCTTGGTCGAGTTCTCGGCGATGGGGCATCAGGTGCTGATGTTCACCTGTCACGAGCACCTGGCCGAGATGTTCCGACAGCTTGAGGCGCCGGTCGTGGCGCTGCCGGATCGCGAGTCACGCGTCGGCGGCTGTCGAATCGTGATCGGCGAAGTGAAGACCATTGAGCCGGTGCTTCCAGCGCCGGTCATCATGCCCGAGGTACGCATCGAGCCCAAGCCGCGTCAGGCTCCGCCCCGCCGCCGGCGCTTGCCGCGCGCCGAGCCGGAACCGATTCAAACCGTGGCCGAGGTGATTCCGCTCGAGTTGGAACCCGAGCCGGTCTTTGTGCGGGCCGAGCCGATCGAGCCGGAGCCGGTGGTGATTCCTCCGGCGCCGGTCGCGCATGCCGAGCCGTTCCAGATTCGCCGGCCGTTCGATCTGTTCACCGGCACGACTTGGCACGAGCCGGTGCAGGGTGATGTCGAAGAGCCGGCAGAGTTGCAACATCGTCCGGCGGCGCCGGCCTCGCACGGCAGCAACGCGCCGTTCTACAAAGTCTGCAACGGCTGGCCCGACTGGTATTAA
- a CDS encoding FkbM family methyltransferase, whose product MDRDASELVRSSCEANSSAQAGFIHRLVRFLKRQNRSPLVHSAVERTIHKLCRVAQLDLLDVLKRERGDDSHAAERMVIDLANKCGLNLLDLAYHNIGVNKWETPEVSGETFVIERVLTRLIKKPTPMFFDVGANEGDYSMALRAQFPTARIVAFEPQPQIFARCAQALATSNVDVHNVALGAEAATANIYDYAREHGTAHASLHQEVLTAIHKGQEIKYSTIVVETLDHFCNTHGIDRIDFLKIDTEGHEYAVLEGARDLLRENCIDVIQFEFNEMNIVSRRFLRDFYTLLPNHRFYRLDSRRLIPIWDYSSWNEVFRFQNILAIPKTSEQFA is encoded by the coding sequence ATGGATCGCGATGCCTCAGAATTAGTGCGAAGTTCGTGCGAAGCGAATAGCAGCGCCCAGGCGGGCTTCATTCATCGCTTGGTTCGGTTTCTCAAGCGGCAGAATCGTTCCCCGCTCGTCCATAGTGCCGTGGAACGAACGATTCACAAGCTGTGCCGCGTTGCCCAACTCGATCTGTTGGACGTGCTCAAGCGCGAACGTGGCGACGATTCGCACGCGGCGGAACGAATGGTTATCGATCTCGCCAATAAGTGCGGCTTGAATCTGCTCGATCTGGCCTATCACAATATCGGAGTTAACAAGTGGGAAACGCCCGAAGTCTCGGGCGAGACGTTCGTCATCGAGCGCGTTTTGACGCGTTTAATCAAGAAACCGACGCCAATGTTTTTTGACGTTGGCGCTAATGAAGGCGACTATTCGATGGCGCTGCGCGCGCAGTTTCCTACGGCACGAATCGTCGCCTTTGAGCCGCAGCCGCAAATCTTTGCCCGCTGCGCTCAGGCCTTAGCGACCAGCAACGTCGATGTCCACAACGTGGCATTGGGAGCCGAAGCAGCCACGGCGAATATCTATGACTATGCCAGGGAGCATGGAACCGCCCATGCGTCACTGCACCAGGAGGTACTGACGGCCATTCACAAAGGGCAGGAAATCAAATACAGCACTATTGTCGTAGAGACGCTGGACCACTTTTGCAATACTCATGGCATCGATCGCATCGACTTTCTCAAGATCGATACGGAAGGACATGAATACGCCGTGCTGGAGGGGGCGCGAGACCTGTTGAGGGAGAATTGTATTGACGTGATTCAATTTGAATTCAACGAAATGAATATCGTGTCTCGTCGCTTTCTCCGTGACTTCTACACGTTGTTGCCGAATCATCGTTTCTATCGCCTGGACTCGCGACGATTGATCCCGATTTGGGATTACAGTTCTTGGAACGAAGTCTTTCGTTTCCAGAATATCCTGGCGATTCCCAAGACGAGTGAGCAGTTCGCTTAG
- a CDS encoding SpoVG family protein, producing the protein MEVTEVRIKLMEDSGERLQAFCSITLDNCFVIRDLKIIEGPNGAFVAMPSRKLAAHCPQCRCKNHLRASYCNQCGLRLNPDRIPKSDDGRVRLYADIAHPINSSCREAVQARIIEAFHAEVERSKQAGYVSSYEDFEEEFVAVPHGTTSGSGAPREPSPRRELRTGDAAKVDAAESQPRGPHRPPVARNAPTGTSAPQQADTPAPSPGVSPPGSSST; encoded by the coding sequence GTGGAAGTGACGGAAGTTCGCATCAAACTGATGGAAGACTCGGGCGAGCGATTGCAAGCCTTCTGCTCGATCACGCTCGACAACTGTTTCGTGATTCGCGATCTGAAAATCATCGAGGGGCCAAACGGCGCCTTTGTCGCCATGCCCAGCCGCAAGCTCGCGGCCCATTGCCCCCAGTGTCGCTGCAAGAATCACCTGCGGGCCAGCTATTGCAACCAGTGCGGCCTGCGGCTGAATCCCGATCGGATTCCCAAGAGCGACGACGGCCGGGTGCGCCTCTACGCCGACATCGCCCATCCGATCAATTCGAGTTGTCGCGAGGCGGTTCAGGCCCGGATCATCGAGGCGTTTCACGCCGAGGTCGAACGCTCGAAGCAGGCCGGTTACGTGTCGAGCTACGAGGACTTTGAGGAAGAATTCGTCGCGGTGCCTCACGGCACGACTTCGGGAAGCGGCGCGCCGCGCGAGCCGTCACCGCGGCGCGAGTTGCGCACCGGCGACGCGGCCAAGGTCGACGCGGCCGAATCGCAACCCCGCGGTCCACACCGTCCGCCAGTCGCACGCAACGCGCCAACCGGAACTAGCGCGCCGCAACAGGCGGACACTCCCGCACCCAGCCCAGGGGTTTCACCCCCTGGGTCATCCTCGACTTAA
- a CDS encoding 4-(cytidine 5'-diphospho)-2-C-methyl-D-erythritol kinase, whose amino-acid sequence MFTHRCGDGLAIFAPAKLNLFLEVLARRADGYHEIETLMAPVSLYDHLTFRPRADVRLTLTCRLAPYLTQPGQAALPVGPDNLVLRALERLRERAGHAAGADVTLSKSIPWEAGLAGGSSNAAAALLLANEGWQLGWSRERLVQVAAELGSDIPFFFGHGAAICRGRGEQIESVAGLAGLHAVIVKPPVGLSTAAVYKSCRPAEEPRRATELVSTLRAGNWAGTARSLFNRLQAPAEQLCDAVSQLKSRFAQLNCVAHQMSGSGTSYFGLFRSAAQARRAASLLRSLAAWQVFQVECIV is encoded by the coding sequence ATGTTCACTCACCGCTGCGGTGATGGCTTGGCGATCTTCGCGCCGGCCAAGCTGAACTTGTTCCTCGAAGTCCTGGCTCGCCGCGCCGACGGCTACCATGAGATCGAAACCCTCATGGCCCCGGTCTCGCTCTACGATCACCTGACGTTCCGGCCGCGCGCGGATGTGCGGCTGACGCTCACCTGTCGGCTGGCGCCGTATTTGACCCAGCCTGGGCAAGCCGCCTTGCCCGTCGGACCCGACAATCTCGTCCTCCGGGCGCTCGAACGACTGCGCGAGCGCGCCGGCCACGCCGCCGGCGCTGACGTTACCCTGTCGAAGTCGATTCCCTGGGAAGCTGGGCTGGCCGGCGGTTCGTCCAACGCCGCGGCGGCGCTGCTCTTGGCCAACGAAGGTTGGCAACTGGGCTGGTCGCGCGAGCGACTGGTCCAAGTGGCCGCTGAGTTGGGGAGCGACATCCCGTTTTTCTTTGGCCACGGGGCGGCCATCTGTCGCGGTCGCGGCGAACAGATCGAGTCGGTCGCCGGCCTGGCCGGCCTGCACGCCGTGATCGTCAAGCCGCCGGTCGGGCTGAGCACCGCGGCGGTCTACAAGAGCTGCCGCCCCGCCGAGGAGCCGCGCCGAGCCACCGAGTTGGTCAGCACGCTGCGCGCCGGCAACTGGGCCGGCACGGCACGGTCGCTGTTCAATCGGCTGCAAGCCCCGGCCGAGCAGTTGTGCGACGCGGTGTCACAGCTCAAGTCGCGCTTCGCGCAACTGAACTGCGTCGCTCACCAGATGAGCGGCAGCGGCACGAGTTACTTTGGTCTGTTCCGTAGCGCCGCGCAAGCCCGCCGCGCAGCTTCGCTGCTGCGCTCGCTCGCTGCGTGGCAAGTGTTCCAGGTGGAGTGCATCGTGTGA
- the glmM gene encoding phosphoglucosamine mutase has product MKEPIISVSGLRGIVGESLTPENATRYCAAFASLLPPGGVVLGRDGRTTGRMLLDAVSAGLRAVGRHVIDADIAATPTVGVLVRHVGAAGGIQVSASHNPAEYNGLKLFNGEGRVIPKPEGMQVIDRYRSGSPAWVPWQQVGRAATVVAAADAHLHTILATVDVERIKRRKFRVLLDANRGSGSLLGRALLEALDCELTVLGEPADGQFEHPAEPTEENLAGVLQSVRTAKAEVGFCQDPDADRLAVIDAAGRYLGEEKTLAMCVDHVLGQTPGPIVTNCSTSRMAEDLATKYGVPFFRSAVGEANVVDLMCEHEAVLGGEGNGGVIDPRVVLVRDSFVGMALLLDAMAAREATIAQLADELPRYEIHKTKASVADGKLPAALAALERHFADATVDKLDGLRFDWPGRWLLVRGSNTEPIVRAIAEAQTAAAAQQLCDAALAALKPFAG; this is encoded by the coding sequence ATGAAAGAACCGATCATCAGCGTCTCGGGCCTGCGCGGCATCGTCGGCGAATCGCTTACGCCCGAGAACGCCACTCGCTACTGTGCCGCGTTCGCCAGCTTGCTGCCGCCGGGCGGCGTCGTCCTGGGACGCGATGGCCGCACCACGGGGCGGATGCTCCTCGACGCGGTCAGCGCCGGGCTTCGCGCCGTGGGGCGCCACGTGATCGACGCCGACATCGCCGCCACGCCCACCGTCGGCGTGCTGGTGCGGCACGTCGGCGCGGCCGGGGGCATTCAAGTTTCGGCCAGCCACAACCCGGCGGAGTACAACGGCCTGAAATTGTTCAACGGCGAAGGGCGCGTGATCCCAAAACCCGAGGGAATGCAGGTCATCGATCGCTACCGCTCAGGCTCACCGGCTTGGGTTCCTTGGCAACAAGTCGGCCGCGCCGCCACCGTGGTGGCCGCCGCCGACGCTCACTTGCACACCATTCTGGCCACGGTCGACGTCGAGCGCATCAAGCGCCGGAAGTTCCGCGTGCTGCTGGACGCGAACCGCGGCTCGGGCAGCTTGCTCGGCCGCGCGCTGCTCGAGGCGCTCGATTGCGAGTTGACCGTCTTGGGGGAACCGGCCGATGGCCAGTTCGAGCACCCTGCCGAACCGACCGAAGAGAATCTGGCGGGGGTGCTGCAATCGGTTCGCACGGCGAAAGCCGAGGTCGGCTTTTGCCAAGACCCCGACGCCGACCGGCTGGCGGTGATCGACGCGGCCGGGCGTTACCTGGGCGAGGAAAAGACGCTGGCGATGTGCGTCGATCATGTGCTGGGCCAAACACCGGGGCCAATCGTCACCAATTGCTCGACCAGCCGGATGGCCGAGGATCTGGCCACGAAGTATGGCGTGCCGTTCTTCCGGTCGGCCGTCGGCGAGGCGAACGTCGTCGATCTGATGTGCGAGCACGAGGCCGTGCTCGGCGGCGAGGGGAACGGCGGCGTTATCGACCCGCGCGTGGTGCTGGTGCGCGACAGCTTTGTCGGCATGGCCTTGCTGCTCGACGCGATGGCGGCTCGCGAGGCGACCATCGCCCAGTTGGCCGACGAATTGCCGCGCTATGAAATCCACAAGACCAAAGCCAGCGTGGCCGATGGTAAGTTGCCAGCCGCGCTAGCGGCGCTCGAAAGACACTTTGCCGACGCCACGGTCGATAAGCTCGACGGCCTGCGGTTCGACTGGCCCGGCCGCTGGTTGCTGGTCCGCGGCAGCAACACCGAACCGATCGTCCGCGCGATTGCCGAGGCGCAAACCGCCGCCGCCGCCCAGCAACTGTGCGATGCCGCGCTGGCGGCGCTGAAACCATTCGCGGGATGA